CCGGCTGGGAGTTCCAATTTCAACACGACGAGCGGTGTGTACACGGTGGCCGGCGGCGGGAACGATATTTCGGGCACGTCGGACCAGTTCCAGTATCTGTACAAAACCGTGACCGGCGATGCCAGCATTACGGCCGAAGTCACCTCGATTACGAACACGAATTCTGCTGCCAAGGCGGGCATCATGTTCCGCGATTCGACGGCGGCCAACGGCATCGATCCGTTTCTCACGCTCTCGGCCAGCGGCAACCCCATCAAGCTGGAGGGGCGCACCACCGACGGCGGCTCCGCCAACATCATTCAGCCCACGACGCTCTCGAATCTTACCGCGCCCTATTGGATTCGCTTAACGCGCAGCGGAAATCTATTCACCGCCTACACTTCGCCCGATGGTGTGACCTGGACGCTGCTCACTTCAATGACCGCCACCATGAGCCCGACAGTGGATGTGGGCCTGGCCGTCACTTCCCACAATACCGCAGCGTTAAACACCAGCACGTTCCAAAACGTTTCCGTATTACAGTTCACCACCGCGGCCAATGCCAGCCCTTCGCCTGTGACCGGAATCAGTGCCGCGCTGAATGCCGTGGCCAGTGAAAACGGTTCCGGGGCTGGAATTACATACACCTGGGCCGCCACCAGCAAGCCGGCCGGCGCCAATCCGATTTTTTCCATCAACGGCACCCAGGCGGCGCAAAACACCACGGTCACGTTCAACGTGGCCGGAAGCTACACATTCCAAGTCACCGCCACCGATGCCGCCGGCGTTTCCATCACCAGCAGCGTGAATGTGACCGTGAGCCAAACGCTAACCAACGTCAGCGTGTCCCCCGGCACGAGCAATTTGATCAGCGGGCAAAGCCAGACGTTCTCGGCCACGGCGCTCGATCAATTCGGTAATCTCATGGCGGTGCAGCCGGGGTTTACTTGGAGTGTCGATCCCGGCTCGGTGGGCA
The nucleotide sequence above comes from Pirellulales bacterium. Encoded proteins:
- a CDS encoding dockerin type I domain-containing protein; translated protein: PAGSSNFNTTSGVYTVAGGGNDISGTSDQFQYLYKTVTGDASITAEVTSITNTNSAAKAGIMFRDSTAANGIDPFLTLSASGNPIKLEGRTTDGGSANIIQPTTLSNLTAPYWIRLTRSGNLFTAYTSPDGVTWTLLTSMTATMSPTVDVGLAVTSHNTAALNTSTFQNVSVLQFTTAANASPSPVTGISAALNAVASENGSGAGITYTWAATSKPAGANPIFSINGTQAAQNTTVTFNVAGSYTFQVTATDAAGVSITSSVNVTVSQTLTNVSVSPGTSNLISGQSQTFSATALDQFGNLMAVQPGFTWSVDPGSVGNINMTSGVYTALLSPVGSATVRATSGAVSGTAAVTVSYLKGDLNLDGHRDAADLVTLMSALVNLNGYQSGHSLSAQDLLTIADINSDGHVNNIDLQALINVLLAGGGSTSSEGAASSPPTEESSSPPNSSAMAMAAPLTVADATNSDPIEQMPTSTIAAAALGNAPGVAGAEPNSDSSMNGIKIATEDNHPDSLGSDLPSLLPALQRVLPAVTLSSASTAATSSRTVFDGRPALDSGSISSFLVPILTSLPCMIDCAVSTSGSNNHSGNLSPDSIDALLELNGDEIVNSQDARSTQNLLPLLDDRHAFWLPD